A genome region from Cannabis sativa cultivar Pink pepper isolate KNU-18-1 unplaced genomic scaffold, ASM2916894v1 Contig7, whole genome shotgun sequence includes the following:
- the LOC133033396 gene encoding uncharacterized protein LOC133033396: MTWDEFKNFFEEKFHNIAVRTSHMEDFVKLTEGKMSVAKYTLEFDRLSKFAGDLKVVELAFIAEEAEQHVVKEQTAKDVVMASNPPASGNISKGTDSGNPDHKRKVDASGTLGGNRKFRGNRGGRQGRESSFRSYPECPKCKKHHHGECRTKTCFQCGMVGHFIRDCPHTKKEDPKKNVTQNPGRLFTMTQVDADASPSVVIGQLSINGCSYTVLFDSGATHSYVSSRIIESFDKPCDIFASGFGTLLPSGDLMVSTRWIQSLSFSIDSSELITNLIELQLSDFDIILGMDFLSKYGVAIDCKRKMVVFEPDSANSAVFVGKVQGARIPRITLLKAKDLMSRGCLGFIVTAVDTSKPVTSGPESTRLVCEFLDIFPNDLPGLPPTWEIEFVIELVPGAEPVSKASYRMAPAELKELKIQLQELLNLGFIRPSYSPWGAPALFVKKKDGEDGLLQDRSSLKLSSAENFRGRCPENCFPYSVWTL, from the exons ATGACTTGGGATGAGTTTAAGAATTTCTTTGAAGAAAAATTTCATAACATCGCAGTGAGGACTTCACATATGGAAGATTTTGTGAAACTAACTGAGGGGAAGATGTCTGTGGCCAAGTACACTCTGGAGTTTGATCGGCTGTCCAAgtttgctggtgatctg AAAGTGGTAGAGCTAGCCTTTATTGCTGAGGAGGCTGAGCAACATGTAGTGAAAGAGCAGACTGCAAAGGATGTCGTCATGGCATCTAACCCTCCTGCTAGTGGTAAtatcagtaaggggaccgacagtggtaaccctgatcacaaacgGAAGGTTGATGCTTCCGGAACATTAGggggaaatagaaagtttcggggaaacagaggtggtCGTCAGGGCCGCGAATCTTCATTCcgatcttatcctgagtgtccgaAATGTAAGAAACACCATCACGGTGAATGTCGGACCAAGACttgtttccagtgtggcatggtgggccacttcATTAGAGATTGTCCTCACACCAAGAAAGAGGATCCTAAGAAGAATGTTACTCAGAACCCGGGACGACTTTTTACCATGACTCAGGTTGAcgctgatgctagtccgtcagtgGTGATAGGTCAGTTGTCTATAAATGGTTGTTCTTATACTGTAttgtttgattcgggagctacccATTCTTATGtgtcaagtagaataattgaaaGTTTCGATAAACcatgtgatatttttgcttcgGGGTTTGGTACCCTTTTACCTTCGGGAGACCTTATGGTATCCACTAGGTGGATTCAGTCCTTGTCCTTCTCGATTGACAGTTCTGAATTAATCACCAATCTAATAGAATTGCAATTGTCTGATTTTgatataatcctgggaatggattttctgtctaagtatgGGGTAGCGATTGACTGCAAgcggaagatggtggtgtttgagcctGATAGTGCCAACTCAGCAGTGTTTGTgggtaaagttcagggggcacgcatACCAAGAATAACACTTTTGAAAGCTAAGGACCTAATGAGCAGAGGTTGTCTGGGATTCATAGTTACTGCAGTGGATACCAGCAAACCTGTGACATCTGGACCTGAGAGTACAAGATTGGTATGCGAGTTTCTTGACATCTTTCCAAATGATCTACCGGGATTGCCACCTACCTGGgagattgaatttgtaattgagtTAGTTCCGGGAGCAGAACCAGTGTCAAAGGCATCGTatcgaatggctccagcagaattaAAAGAATTGAAGATACAACTACAAGAATtactgaatctgggattcattagGCCGAGTTACTCTCCTTGGGGTGCTCCGGCattatttgtgaagaagaaagacgg GGAAGATGGTCTTctccaagatcgatcttcgctcaaactatcatcagctgagaattttAGAGGAAGATGTCCCGAAAATTGCtttccgtactcggtatggacattatga